In Paramormyrops kingsleyae isolate MSU_618 chromosome 13, PKINGS_0.4, whole genome shotgun sequence, a single window of DNA contains:
- the LOC111859405 gene encoding troponin I, fast skeletal muscle-like, producing the protein MSEKKMSSTRRHNLKSLMLSIAKGLLEAEVKQKEEERRTYMEENCPPLSLPGSLQELQEFCKTLHQKIDKVDEERYDLESKVDKSSKEIEDLRIKIQDLKGKFKKPALRKVRMSADAMLKALLGSKHTVNLDLRANLKQVKKEVKEEDKDLRDVGDWRKNIEDKAGMDGRKKMFESAEA; encoded by the exons ATGTCTGA AAAAAAGATGTCATCGACTCGCAGGCATAATCTGAAG AGCTTAATGCTCTCCATTGCCAAGGGCTTACTGGAAGCTGAGGTAAAGCAGAAGGAAGAGGAGAGAAGAACCTACATGGAAGAAAACTGCCCACCACTATCTCTGCCTGGATCATTGCAAGAGCTGCAG GAATTTTGCAAAACGCTTCACCAGAAAATTGACAAAGTTGATGAGGAACGATATGACCTGGAAAGCAAAGTGGACAAGAGTTCTAAGGAG ATTGAAGACCTGAGGATTAAAATTCAGGACCTGAAGGGTAAGTTCAAGAAGCCGGCTCTGAGGAAGGTGCGCATGTCCGCCGACGCCATGCTGAAGGCTCTGCTGGGCTCCAAGCACACGGTCAACTTGGACCTGAGGGCCAACCTGAAGCAAGTGAAGAAGGAGGTCAAGGAGGAG GATAAGGACCTGCGTGATGTTGGCGACTGGCGCAAGAACATCGAGGACAAGGCTGGCATGGATGGCAGGAAGAAGATGTTTGAGTCCGCTGAGGCATAA
- the LOC111859406 gene encoding troponin I, fast skeletal muscle-like has translation MTEKKMSASRKHTIKSMMLQLAKTLLDQEATEKAEERKRYLEEKCPPLHLPNSLQGLQELCMEFNEKIDVIEEERYDLERKVALVCTEVADMKIKIIDLKGKFKIPALKKVRMSADAMLQALLGSKHKVTLDLRSNLKQVKKEAKEDNKDLRDVGDWRKNIEDKAGMGGRKKMFEAES, from the exons ATGACAGA aaaaaaaatgtcagcaAGCCGTAAGCACACCATAAAG AGCATGATGCTTCAGCTTGCTAAGACTTTACTCGACCAAGAAGCGACTGAAAAGGCAGAAGAGAGAAAGAGGTACTTGGAGGAGAAATGTCCTCCCTTGCACCTTCCTAATTCTCTGCAAGGGTTACAG GAACTATGCATGGAATTTAACGAGAAAATCGATGTGATTGAAGAAGAACGATACGACTTAGAGAGAAAAGTAGCACTGGTCTGCACGGAG GTGGCTGACATGAAAATTAAAATCATTGACCTGAAGGGTAAATTCAAGATACCAGCTCTGAAGAAGGTGCGAATGTCTGCCGATGCCATGCTCCAGGCCCTGCTGGGCTCCAAGCACAAGGTGACCTTAGATCTGAGATCCAACCTGAAGCAAGTGAAGAAGGAGGCCAAGGAAGAC AATAAGGACCTGCGTGATGTGGGTGATTGGCGCAAGAACATTGAGGACAAGGCCGGAATGGGCGGCAGGAAGAAGATGTTTGAGGCTGAGTCATAA